The Pseudomonas allokribbensis genome has a window encoding:
- the rplJ gene encoding 50S ribosomal protein L10 codes for MAINLEDKKAIVAEVNEAAKVALSAVVVDARGVTVGAMTGLRKEAREAGVYVRVVRNTLLKRAVADTQYSVLNDVFTGPTLIAFSNEHPGAAARIFKEFSKGQDKFEIKAAAFEGKFLAANQIDVLATLPTRDEAISQLMSVIQGATSKLARTLAAIRDQKEAAAA; via the coding sequence GTGGCAATTAATCTCGAAGACAAGAAGGCCATCGTCGCTGAAGTCAACGAGGCTGCCAAAGTCGCTCTGTCCGCTGTCGTGGTTGATGCCCGTGGCGTAACAGTAGGCGCAATGACCGGACTCCGTAAAGAGGCTCGTGAAGCTGGCGTTTACGTACGTGTTGTACGTAACACCCTGCTCAAGCGCGCTGTTGCTGACACTCAATACAGTGTCCTCAACGACGTGTTCACCGGCCCGACCCTGATCGCATTCTCGAACGAACATCCGGGCGCTGCTGCTCGTATTTTCAAAGAGTTTTCGAAGGGTCAGGACAAGTTCGAGATCAAGGCAGCTGCGTTCGAGGGCAAGTTCCTCGCAGCTAATCAGATCGACGTTCTGGCAACTCTGCCGACCCGTGACGAAGCAATTTCCCAGCTGATGAGCGTGATTCAAGGCGCTACCAGCAAATTGGCTCGTACTCTGGCGGCAATTCGCGACCAGAAAGAAGCTGCTGCAGCCTAA
- the rplL gene encoding 50S ribosomal protein L7/L12, giving the protein MSLTNEQIIEAIGQKSVVEIVELIKAMEETFGVTAAAASAGPAVAAAAVEEQTEFNVVLLEAGEKKVNVIKAVRELTGLGLKEAKEKVDGAPQVVAEGVSKEAAEDAKKKLEEAGAKVELK; this is encoded by the coding sequence ATGTCTCTGACTAACGAACAAATCATCGAAGCAATCGGCCAGAAATCCGTAGTGGAAATCGTTGAGCTGATCAAAGCGATGGAAGAAACCTTCGGTGTTACCGCTGCTGCTGCTTCGGCTGGCCCAGCTGTAGCTGCTGCTGCTGTTGAAGAGCAAACCGAGTTCAACGTTGTTCTGCTGGAAGCTGGCGAGAAGAAGGTTAACGTGATCAAGGCAGTTCGTGAACTGACCGGTCTGGGCCTGAAAGAAGCCAAAGAGAAAGTAGACGGCGCTCCTCAGGTTGTAGCTGAAGGCGTTTCGAAAGAAGCTGCTGAAGACGCCAAGAAGAAGCTGGAAGAAGCAGGCGCTAAAGTCGAGCTGAAATAA